A stretch of Brassica rapa cultivar Chiifu-401-42 chromosome A08, CAAS_Brap_v3.01, whole genome shotgun sequence DNA encodes these proteins:
- the LOC103834685 gene encoding VIN3-like protein 2, producing the protein MDSSLDGAAGDSSKCSEMSVEEKRQLVYELSKQSSHLAPEVLQAWSRQEILQILCAEMGKERKYTGLTKVKIIETLMKIVSEKNAGECDENKKKRDSDCCLPVQRSAKRPRKVDNPTRYVAPTSNNNASGEEKTTYCKNLACRAVMRQEDAFCRRCSCCICRKYDENKDPSLWLTCSSDPPFEGGSCGSSCHLECAFESEKSGLAKRSEECCFYCVSCGKPNSLLECWKKQLTIAKEARRVDILCYRLLLVQKLVKGSSKYRNVCEAVEKAVKCLEADVGPLTMKMGRGIVNRLNSGPDVQKLCSSALESLQTLETKPPEVAALPSPRSSNGLSSEISADTATTVPPTKIRFEDVNATSLTVILASNEVDSPANIVHYSIWHRKVTEKEYQEKSTCTLFTPNARFVVSGLAPASEYCFKVVSFSGTREMGVDVINVMTRGPEERSESPLTNCSTLSSNPSSVESESNNGKKDSPSTEENDAKRIVESDLVEAEKNVEGVVLLDEVEEEAVQDKNVAVTTTNGNSSPVTPFKSDQTKNRQVRNKKLVKDNGNNGDHHSANGGAESGLEHCVKIIRQLECSGHIEKDFRQKFLTWYSLRATPQESRVVKIFIDTFTDDPVALAEQLVHTFSDRVSMKRSAIGGGASAVVQSGFCMKLWH; encoded by the exons ATGGATTCTTCTCTCGATG GAGCTGCAGGTGACTCATCGAAATGCAGTGAGATGAGTGTTGAAGAGAAGAGACAGCTTGTTTACGAGCTGTCAAAGCAATCATCACATCTAGCTCCTGAAGTGTTGCAGGCATGGAGCCGTCAGGAGATTCTACAGATCTTATGCGCTGAGATGGGGAAAGAGAGAAAGTACACCGGCTTGACCAAAGTCAAGATCATCGAGACTCTTATGAAGATTGTGTCCGAGAAAAACGCTGGAGAGTGTGatgagaacaagaagaagagagattcTGATTGTTGTTTGCCTGTTCAGAGAAGCGCAAAGAGACCAAGGAAGGTCGATAACCCTACTCGCTACGTGGCTCCAACGAGTAACAACAATGCCTCAGGTGAGGAGAAGACTACCTACTGCAAGAACCTGGCTTGCAGAGCTGTAATGAGACAGGAAGACGCGTTTTGCAGGAGGTGTTCTTGTTGCATTTGTCGTAAGTACGATGAAAACAAAGATCCCAGTCTTTGGTTGACTTGCAGCTCAGATCCTCCGTTTGAAGGTGGTTCCTGCGGATCTTCGTGTCATCTAGAATGTGCTTTCGAGAGTGAAAAGTCCGGTCTGGCAAAGCGAAGCGAGGAGTGCTGCTTCTACTGCGTCTCTTGCGGTAAGCCAAACAGCTTGCTTGAGTGTTGGAAGAAGCAGCTGACGATTGCTAAAGAAGCCAGGAGGGTGGACATACTCTGCTACCGTCTCTTACTAGTCCAGAAACTTGTGAAGGGATCGAGTAAATATCGAAATGTATGTGAGGCTGTGGAGAAAGCTGTGAAGTGTCTTGAAGCTGATGTGGGTCCTCTCACTATGAAGATGGGTAGAGGGATTGTAAACAGACTAAACTCAGGACCTGATGTGCAGAAGCTTTGCTCTTCTGCTCTTGAATCTCTTCAAACACTTGAAACTAAGCCTCCTGAAGTTGCTGCATTGCCTTCTCCTCGCAGCTCTAACGGGTTGAGCAGTGAGATATCTGCAGATACAGCAACCACAGTACCACCAACCAAGATCAGATTCGAGGATGTTAATGCGACTTCACTCACGGTGATTCTAGCATCCAACGAAGTCGACTCGCCTGCAAACATCGTTCATTACAGTATCTGGCATCGTAAGGTCACTGAGAAAGAGTACCAAGAGAAGTCCACTTGCACATTGTTCACTCCAAACGCGAGGTTTGTCGTCTCTGGACTAGCTCCAGCCTCTGAGTATTGCTTCAAAGTTGTGTCCTTCAGCGGAACACGAGAGATGGGAGTCGATGTGATCAATGTAATGACACGTGGCCCTGAAGAAAGAAGCGAGAGCCCTCTCACAAACTGTAGTACATTGTCTTCTAACCCTTCTTCTGTTGAATCTGAGTCCAACAACGGCAAGAAAGACTCTCCGTCGACCGAGGAAAATGATGCGAAAAGGATTGTTGAATCAGACCTTGTGGAGGCCGAGAAGAACGTTGAAGGGGTTGTGTTGTTGGATGAGGTGGAGGAAGAAGCTGTTCAGGACAAGAACGTTGCGGTTACTACAACTAATGGAAACAGTTCTCCAGTTACTCCCTTTAAGTCAGACCAAACCAAGAACCGTCAAGTGAGAAACAAGAAGTTAGTTAAAGATAACGGTAATAACGGAGATCATCATTCAGCAAACGGAGGAGCAGAGAGTGGACTAGAGCATTGTGTGAAGATCATAAGGCAGCTCGAGTGTTCAGGTCACATCGAGAAAGACTTCAGGCAGAAGTTTCTGACTTGGTATAGCTTAAGAGCCACGCCACAAGAGAGCAGAGTTGTGAAGATATTCATTGATACTTTTACTGATGATCCTGTGGCTTTAGCTGAGCAGCTCGTTCATACTTTCAGCGACCGCGTTTCGATGAAGCGTTCTGCGATTGGTGGTGGCGCGTCTGCGGTTGTTCAGTCTGGATTCTGCATGAAGTTGTGGCATTAG